From the genome of Bradyrhizobium elkanii USDA 76, one region includes:
- the thiL gene encoding thiamine-phosphate kinase produces the protein MTQSDKPISGEDSLIARYFKPLATDPGAFGLDDDAAALRADGEDIVVTTDAIVEGVHFLPDDPPDTLARKALRVNLSDIAAKGAVPAGFVLTLALRGAEEAWLKPFARALGEDAADFGCPLLGGDTVSTPGPLMISITAFGRVPQGTMVHRAGAQAGDRVFVTGTIGDAALGLDVLQGGPVAAALADDVVGRDFLAARYRVPQPRNALAKAVRTHASAAMDVSDGLAGDLTKLCAASGVTAVINVPSVPLSAAAAGLLARKAIDIETLVAGGDDYELLCAVPSDHVDAFLRDARQAKIAVTAIGGLIAGSSPPSFLDGQGRELKLKRLSYSHF, from the coding sequence GTGACGCAGAGCGACAAACCGATATCCGGCGAAGACTCCCTGATCGCGCGCTATTTCAAGCCGCTCGCGACCGATCCGGGGGCGTTCGGGCTCGACGATGACGCCGCCGCGCTGAGGGCTGATGGCGAGGACATCGTGGTCACCACGGACGCCATCGTCGAGGGCGTGCACTTCCTTCCGGATGATCCGCCCGACACGCTGGCGCGCAAGGCGCTGCGGGTGAACCTCTCCGACATCGCCGCCAAGGGCGCGGTGCCGGCGGGCTTCGTGCTGACGCTGGCGCTGCGCGGCGCCGAGGAGGCCTGGCTGAAGCCGTTTGCCCGGGCGCTCGGCGAGGACGCCGCAGATTTCGGCTGCCCGCTGCTCGGCGGCGACACGGTCTCGACACCGGGGCCGCTGATGATCTCGATCACCGCGTTCGGCCGGGTGCCGCAGGGCACGATGGTGCATCGCGCGGGAGCGCAGGCCGGCGACCGCGTGTTCGTCACCGGTACGATCGGAGACGCCGCGCTCGGTCTCGATGTGCTCCAGGGGGGCCCGGTCGCCGCGGCTCTGGCGGACGATGTCGTCGGGCGGGATTTTCTTGCCGCCCGTTACCGTGTTCCGCAGCCGCGCAACGCCTTGGCCAAGGCCGTCCGCACCCACGCCAGCGCCGCGATGGATGTGTCCGACGGTCTTGCCGGCGATCTGACCAAGCTTTGTGCAGCCAGTGGTGTGACGGCCGTGATCAATGTGCCGAGTGTCCCGTTGTCGGCTGCAGCTGCAGGGCTGCTCGCGCGCAAGGCGATCGACATCGAGACCTTGGTGGCCGGCGGTGATGATTACGAGCTCTTGTGCGCGGTCCCGAGCGATCATGTCGACGCGTTTCTGCGGGACGCACGGCAGGCCAAGATCGCGGTAACCGCAATCGGCGGCCTGATCGCAGGCTCGTCGCCACCAAGCTTCCTTGACGGGCAGGGCCGGGAACTGAAGTTGAAGCGGCTGTCCTACAGCCATTTCTAG
- a CDS encoding sodium-translocating pyrophosphatase → MTALWLIVLCGALSIVYAIWATQSVLNADAGNPRMQEIAAAVREGAQAYLRRQYTTIGMVGIVIFVVLAYFLGLLVAIGFAIGAILSGAAGFIGMNVSVRANVRTAQAATTSLAGGLELAFKAGAITGMLVAGLALLGVTIYFMVLVKFMGLEAGSRTVVDAMVALGFGASLISIFARLGGGIFTKGADVGGDLVGKVEAGIPEDDPRNPATIADNVGDNVGDCAGMAADLFETYAVTAVATMVLAAIFFAKTPILVNMMTLPLAIGGICIITSIIGTFFVKLGASQSIMGALYKGLIATGILSLVGVALVINWLVGFGKLDGVDYTGMALFWCGVVGLVVTGLIIWITEYYTGTDYRPVKSIASASVTGHGTNVIQGLAVSMEATALPAIVIIAGILVTYSLAGLFGIAIATATMLALAGMIVALDAFGPVTDNAGGIAEMAGLPKEVRKSTDALDAVGNTTKAVTKGYAIGSAGLGALVLFAAYNQDLKFFISDANAHAYFKGVNPDFSLNNPYVVVGLLFGGLLPYLFGAMGMTAVGRAAGAIVEEVRRQFREKPGIMQGTDKPDYGKAVDLLTRAAIKEMIIPSLLPVLSPIVVYFLIYAIAGGGAAGKSAAFSAVGAMLLGVIVTGLFVAISMTSGGGAWDNAKKYIEDGHYGGKGSDAHKSAVTGDTVGDPYKDTAGPAVNPMIKITNIVALLLLAILAH, encoded by the coding sequence ATGACAGCTTTATGGTTGATTGTGCTCTGCGGGGCGCTTTCCATCGTCTACGCGATCTGGGCGACGCAGTCGGTCTTGAACGCGGATGCGGGTAATCCGCGCATGCAGGAAATCGCGGCCGCGGTGCGCGAGGGCGCACAGGCCTATCTGCGGCGGCAGTACACTACGATCGGCATGGTCGGTATCGTGATCTTCGTGGTGCTGGCCTACTTCCTGGGCCTGCTCGTGGCGATCGGCTTTGCGATCGGCGCCATCCTGTCGGGGGCTGCCGGCTTCATCGGCATGAACGTCTCGGTGCGCGCCAACGTCCGCACCGCGCAGGCGGCAACCACCTCGCTCGCCGGCGGCCTCGAGCTCGCCTTCAAGGCGGGCGCGATCACCGGCATGCTGGTTGCCGGTCTCGCGCTGCTCGGCGTCACCATCTACTTCATGGTGCTGGTCAAGTTCATGGGTCTCGAAGCGGGCAGCCGCACCGTGGTCGACGCCATGGTGGCGCTCGGCTTCGGCGCCTCGCTGATCTCGATCTTCGCCCGTCTCGGCGGCGGCATCTTCACCAAGGGTGCGGACGTCGGCGGCGACCTCGTCGGCAAGGTCGAGGCCGGCATCCCCGAGGACGATCCGCGTAACCCGGCCACCATCGCCGACAACGTCGGCGACAATGTCGGCGACTGCGCCGGCATGGCGGCGGACCTGTTCGAGACCTATGCGGTGACCGCGGTCGCCACCATGGTGCTCGCGGCGATCTTCTTCGCCAAGACGCCGATCCTGGTGAACATGATGACGCTGCCGCTCGCGATCGGCGGCATCTGCATCATCACCTCGATCATCGGCACCTTCTTCGTCAAGCTCGGTGCGAGCCAGTCCATCATGGGTGCCCTCTACAAGGGCCTGATCGCCACCGGCATCCTGTCGTTGGTCGGCGTCGCGCTCGTGATCAATTGGCTGGTCGGCTTCGGCAAGCTCGACGGCGTCGACTATACCGGCATGGCGCTGTTCTGGTGCGGCGTGGTCGGTCTCGTCGTCACCGGCCTGATCATCTGGATCACCGAATACTACACCGGCACCGACTACCGCCCGGTGAAGTCGATCGCCTCGGCCTCGGTCACCGGTCACGGCACCAACGTGATCCAGGGGCTCGCGGTCTCGATGGAAGCGACCGCGCTGCCCGCGATCGTGATCATCGCCGGCATCCTGGTCACCTACAGCCTGGCCGGCCTGTTCGGCATCGCGATCGCGACCGCCACCATGCTGGCGCTGGCCGGCATGATCGTCGCGCTCGACGCCTTCGGCCCGGTCACCGACAATGCCGGCGGCATCGCCGAGATGGCGGGGCTGCCCAAGGAAGTGCGCAAGTCGACCGACGCGCTCGACGCGGTCGGCAACACCACCAAGGCGGTGACCAAGGGCTACGCGATCGGCTCCGCCGGTCTCGGTGCGCTGGTGCTGTTTGCGGCCTATAATCAGGACCTCAAATTCTTCATCAGCGACGCCAACGCCCATGCCTACTTCAAGGGCGTCAACCCGGACTTCTCTCTGAACAATCCTTACGTCGTGGTCGGCCTGCTGTTCGGCGGCCTGCTGCCGTATCTGTTCGGTGCGATGGGCATGACCGCGGTCGGTCGCGCCGCCGGTGCGATCGTCGAGGAAGTGCGCCGTCAGTTCCGCGAGAAGCCCGGCATCATGCAGGGCACCGACAAGCCGGACTACGGCAAGGCGGTCGACCTGCTGACCCGGGCGGCGATCAAGGAGATGATCATCCCGTCGCTGCTGCCGGTGCTGTCGCCGATCGTGGTCTACTTCCTGATCTACGCCATCGCGGGCGGCGGCGCAGCCGGCAAGTCGGCGGCATTCTCCGCGGTCGGCGCCATGCTGCTCGGCGTCATCGTCACCGGTCTGTTCGTCGCGATCTCGATGACCTCGGGCGGCGGCGCATGGGACAACGCCAAGAAATACATCGAGGACGGCCACTACGGCGGCAAGGGCTCTGACGCCCACAAGTCCGCGGTGACCGGCGATACCGTCGGCGATCCCTACAAGGACACGGCGGGCCCGGCGGTGAACCCGATGATCAAGATCACCAACATCGTGGCGCTGCTGCTGCTGGCGATCCTGGCGCACTGA
- a CDS encoding Bug family tripartite tricarboxylate transporter substrate binding protein, which yields MRAKRFSRRTVLSGTAALTAASILPRASLGAGDWRPAETVRIIVPAAAGGSTDVMGRLLAAHLQPLWGQSVVVENRSGAGGTIGTSEVARAKGDGHTILIGNPGPNAIAYSIFRNLTYKADQLQPVSNMIRIPNIVSAHPSTGLKSIPELIAFLKKNPDKLTYGSSGTGQSPHLTGAWFLQLTGLKMTHVPFRGAGPALQAGLAGDIQILFDNLYPSLPQVQDGKLNGLCVTTPERSDSAPSLPTMREGAPELANFDVSSWFGVFLPKTAPAPVLDELNRQVKAMLERDDVKKNIAGMGARADYGTPQQFSDFVNAETKKFAAIIEKEGLQMEVK from the coding sequence ATGAGAGCCAAGAGATTTTCCCGTCGTACGGTATTGTCGGGCACGGCCGCATTGACGGCCGCGTCGATCCTGCCGCGCGCGAGCCTCGGCGCCGGCGACTGGCGGCCAGCCGAGACCGTCCGCATCATCGTGCCGGCGGCGGCGGGCGGCTCAACCGACGTGATGGGACGGCTGCTCGCCGCGCATTTGCAGCCGCTCTGGGGCCAGTCGGTGGTGGTGGAGAATCGCTCCGGCGCCGGCGGCACCATCGGCACATCCGAGGTCGCGCGCGCCAAGGGCGACGGCCACACCATCCTGATCGGCAATCCCGGTCCCAACGCGATCGCCTACAGCATCTTCCGCAACCTCACCTACAAGGCCGACCAGTTGCAGCCGGTCTCCAACATGATCCGGATTCCGAACATCGTGTCGGCGCATCCATCGACCGGCCTCAAGTCGATCCCCGAATTGATCGCCTTCCTGAAGAAGAACCCCGACAAGCTCACCTACGGCTCGTCCGGCACCGGACAGAGCCCTCACCTCACCGGCGCCTGGTTCCTGCAACTCACCGGGCTGAAGATGACGCACGTGCCGTTCCGCGGCGCCGGTCCCGCATTGCAGGCCGGGCTCGCCGGCGACATCCAGATCCTGTTCGACAATCTCTATCCGTCGCTGCCGCAGGTGCAGGACGGCAAGCTCAACGGCCTCTGTGTCACCACGCCGGAGCGCAGCGATTCCGCACCGAGCCTGCCGACGATGCGCGAGGGCGCGCCGGAACTGGCAAATTTCGACGTCTCGTCCTGGTTCGGCGTCTTCCTGCCGAAGACCGCGCCTGCCCCGGTGCTCGACGAGCTGAACCGCCAGGTCAAGGCGATGCTGGAGCGCGACGACGTCAAGAAGAACATCGCCGGCATGGGCGCGCGCGCCGACTACGGCACGCCCCAGCAGTTCTCCGATTTCGTCAATGCGGAGACGAAGAAGTTCGCGGCGATCATCGAGAAGGAAGGCTTGCAGATGGAGGTCAAGTAG
- a CDS encoding outer membrane protein assembly factor BamE → MNHTLSRQSRAASARGFFSRLRAVAAIGLVCAALGGCAGEQFQKGYILPEGALEQIPIGASQDQVLIVLGTPSTVATLDGEVFYYISQRTSRPVAFMNQRVIDQRVIAVYFDKNRQVRRLANYGLKDGKIFDFVSRSTPTSGQEMSYLTPLFKLLSFN, encoded by the coding sequence ATGAACCACACGCTTTCACGACAGTCTCGCGCCGCTTCCGCGCGCGGGTTTTTTTCGCGTCTCCGCGCCGTCGCGGCGATCGGCCTCGTCTGCGCCGCGCTCGGCGGCTGCGCCGGCGAACAATTCCAGAAGGGCTACATCCTGCCGGAAGGGGCGCTCGAGCAAATCCCGATCGGCGCGAGCCAGGACCAGGTGCTCATCGTGCTCGGCACGCCCTCGACGGTCGCAACGCTGGACGGCGAGGTGTTTTATTACATCTCGCAGCGGACCTCCCGCCCGGTCGCCTTCATGAATCAGCGGGTGATCGACCAGCGCGTGATCGCGGTCTATTTCGACAAGAACCGGCAGGTGCGCCGGCTCGCCAATTACGGCCTGAAGGACGGCAAGATCTTCGACTTCGTCAGCCGGTCCACGCCGACGTCGGGCCAGGAAATGTCCTACCTGACACCGCTCTTCAAGCTGCTGAGCTTCAACTAG
- a CDS encoding ubiquinol-cytochrome C chaperone family protein, producing the protein MLWPFNHFRRPRVPARSTIETIYGMIVTQAREPLFYRDLGVPDTVNGRFDLLLMHLWLVLRRLKSVEGGAGLSQALFDHFCIDMDDNLREMGVGDLTVPKRMQAFGEAFYGRTAAYDLALTDSETALAESFCKNILNGQNIDKARQLAVYARVAMEGLARADLAALAKGAWRFPVPQAAGTAA; encoded by the coding sequence ATGCTTTGGCCGTTCAATCACTTCAGAAGACCCCGGGTGCCCGCGCGCAGCACCATTGAGACCATCTATGGCATGATCGTGACGCAGGCGCGAGAACCGTTGTTTTACCGTGACTTGGGCGTTCCGGACACGGTTAACGGCCGTTTTGACCTGCTTCTGATGCACTTGTGGCTGGTGCTGCGGCGACTGAAATCCGTCGAGGGTGGCGCGGGGCTGTCCCAGGCCCTGTTCGATCATTTCTGCATCGATATGGACGACAATCTGCGCGAAATGGGCGTCGGCGACCTCACGGTGCCGAAGCGCATGCAGGCGTTCGGTGAAGCCTTCTATGGCCGCACCGCGGCCTATGATCTGGCGCTGACCGACAGCGAGACGGCCTTGGCCGAGTCGTTCTGCAAGAACATCCTCAACGGTCAGAACATCGACAAGGCCCGCCAGCTCGCCGTCTATGCCAGGGTGGCGATGGAAGGGCTGGCGCGCGCCGATCTCGCGGCGTTGGCCAAGGGCGCGTGGCGCTTTCCGGTACCACAGGCTGCGGGGACGGCGGCATGA
- a CDS encoding YceD family protein has protein sequence MSGGTTGQPDARRDRDPWRVLVNVAQIPETGLHREIAADEAARKAMAEVAGLREVVSAHAEFDLQPKRDGSYHVTGRVKARVGQTCVVTLDPIENEIDEPIDVVFAPPEQIPQMADLVDDADGSDEETPDPPEPIVGGFIDIGRLATDALFLGVDPYPRKVDAVFEQKPEAADPENHPFAALKALKEKPDGKKPKGS, from the coding sequence ATGAGCGGCGGCACCACAGGGCAGCCCGATGCACGGCGCGACCGCGACCCCTGGCGGGTTCTCGTCAATGTCGCGCAGATCCCGGAGACCGGCCTGCATCGCGAGATCGCGGCCGACGAAGCGGCGCGCAAGGCGATGGCCGAAGTTGCCGGGTTGCGGGAAGTCGTCTCCGCGCATGCGGAGTTCGATCTGCAGCCCAAGCGCGACGGCAGCTACCACGTCACCGGCAGAGTTAAGGCCAGGGTCGGGCAGACCTGCGTGGTGACGCTCGATCCGATCGAGAACGAGATCGATGAGCCGATCGACGTGGTGTTCGCGCCGCCCGAGCAGATTCCCCAAATGGCCGACCTGGTCGACGACGCCGACGGCAGCGATGAGGAAACGCCGGACCCGCCGGAGCCGATCGTCGGCGGCTTCATCGACATCGGCCGGCTCGCCACCGATGCGCTGTTCCTCGGCGTAGACCCGTATCCGCGCAAGGTGGATGCGGTCTTTGAACAGAAGCCTGAAGCGGCTGATCCGGAAAATCATCCTTTCGCGGCGCTGAAGGCGCTGAAGGAAAAGCCGGACGGCAAGAAGCCCAAGGGAAGTTGA
- the plsX gene encoding phosphate acyltransferase PlsX, with the protein MPQKVRIALDAMGGDVGASVVIPGAAISLSRHPDSEFLLVGDRAQIEPELAKHPALKAVSKVIHTDVAVKNDEKPSQALRRTRRASSMWLAIDAVKHGEADVAVSAGNSGALMAMGSLNLRTLPGVDRPALAAVWPTLRGDSVVLDLGATIGGDARHLATLAVMGSAMASVLFNRERPTVGLLNIGSEEIKGHGEIREAAEMLRAMNSTQFNYIGFVEGDAIGKGLADVIVSEGFSGNIALKAAEGTARQMFTLLREAMSSSWLARIGYLLARGAFQKLRDKLDPNKSNGGLLLGLKGVVVKSHGGTNAEGFAYAVDVGYEMAHFDLLTKINQMLNRDGSALVQAQTAQEAVS; encoded by the coding sequence ATGCCTCAAAAGGTTCGAATAGCGCTTGACGCCATGGGGGGCGATGTCGGCGCTTCCGTCGTCATTCCCGGCGCCGCAATCTCGTTAAGCCGTCATCCCGACAGCGAATTCCTGCTGGTCGGGGACCGGGCCCAGATCGAGCCGGAGCTCGCCAAGCATCCGGCGCTGAAGGCGGTATCGAAAGTGATCCATACCGACGTCGCCGTGAAGAACGATGAGAAGCCGAGCCAGGCGCTGCGGCGGACCCGCAGGGCGTCCTCGATGTGGCTCGCGATCGACGCCGTGAAGCATGGCGAGGCCGACGTTGCGGTCTCCGCCGGCAACAGCGGCGCGCTGATGGCGATGGGCAGCCTCAATCTGCGGACGCTGCCCGGTGTCGACCGCCCGGCGCTTGCCGCGGTGTGGCCGACGCTGCGCGGCGACTCTGTCGTGCTCGACCTCGGCGCCACGATCGGCGGCGACGCCCGCCATCTGGCGACGCTGGCGGTGATGGGCAGCGCCATGGCGAGCGTGCTGTTCAACCGCGAACGGCCGACCGTCGGCCTGCTCAATATCGGGTCCGAGGAGATCAAGGGGCACGGGGAAATCCGCGAGGCGGCCGAGATGCTGCGCGCGATGAACTCAACCCAGTTCAATTATATCGGCTTCGTCGAGGGCGACGCGATCGGCAAGGGCCTCGCCGACGTCATCGTGTCGGAAGGTTTCAGCGGCAACATCGCGCTCAAGGCCGCCGAGGGAACCGCGCGCCAGATGTTCACGCTGCTGCGCGAGGCCATGTCATCGAGCTGGCTGGCGCGGATCGGCTATTTGCTGGCCCGCGGCGCGTTCCAGAAGCTGCGCGACAAGCTCGATCCCAACAAGTCGAATGGCGGCCTGCTGCTCGGCCTGAAGGGCGTGGTGGTCAAGAGCCATGGCGGCACCAACGCGGAAGGCTTTGCCTATGCGGTGGATGTTGGCTATGAGATGGCCCACTTCGATCTCCTCACCAAGATCAATCAGATGCTCAATCGCGACGGCAGCGCCCTGGTGCAGGCGCAGACCGCGCAGGAGGCTGTCTCGTGA
- a CDS encoding beta-ketoacyl-ACP synthase III, whose product MTAIRSVVLGCGSYLPERVLTNAELASRIDTSDDWIVQRTGISERHIAADDEFTSHLAIKAAQAALAHAQVDAQSIDLIVLATSTPDNTFPATAVAVQHGLGINHGVAFDLQAVCSGFVFALATADNFLRAGTHKRALVIGAETFSRILDWDDRGTCVLFGDGAGAVVLEAQQHSGTTSDRGVLTTHLRSDGRHKAKLFVDGGPGSTRTVGYLRMEGREVFKHAVGMITDVIVDAFNATGFTAEDITWFIPHQANKRIIDASAHKLHIAPQKVVLTVDKHGNTSAASIPLALSVAVKDGRVKKGDLVLFEAMGGGFTWGSALVRW is encoded by the coding sequence GTGACTGCTATACGTTCGGTAGTGCTCGGCTGCGGCTCATATTTGCCGGAGCGGGTTTTGACCAATGCCGAACTGGCCAGCCGGATCGACACGTCGGATGACTGGATCGTGCAGCGCACCGGCATCAGCGAGCGCCACATCGCGGCCGACGACGAATTCACCTCGCATCTGGCGATCAAGGCGGCGCAGGCCGCGCTCGCCCATGCGCAAGTCGATGCGCAGTCGATCGACCTGATCGTGCTCGCGACCTCGACGCCCGACAACACCTTTCCCGCCACCGCGGTCGCCGTCCAGCACGGGCTCGGCATCAACCATGGCGTCGCCTTCGACCTGCAAGCGGTCTGTTCCGGCTTCGTTTTCGCGCTGGCCACCGCCGACAATTTCCTGCGCGCCGGCACCCACAAGCGGGCGCTGGTGATCGGTGCCGAAACCTTCTCGCGCATCCTCGACTGGGACGACCGCGGCACCTGCGTGCTGTTCGGCGACGGCGCCGGCGCGGTCGTGCTGGAGGCGCAGCAGCATTCCGGCACCACCAGCGACCGCGGCGTGTTGACGACGCATCTGCGCTCCGACGGCCGCCACAAGGCGAAGCTGTTCGTCGATGGCGGGCCCGGCTCGACCAGGACGGTCGGGTATCTCCGGATGGAGGGCCGCGAGGTGTTCAAGCACGCCGTCGGCATGATCACCGACGTGATCGTCGACGCCTTCAACGCCACCGGCTTTACCGCCGAGGACATCACCTGGTTCATCCCGCACCAGGCCAACAAGCGAATCATCGATGCGTCGGCGCACAAGCTTCATATTGCGCCGCAGAAGGTGGTCCTGACGGTCGACAAGCACGGCAACACGTCGGCGGCCTCGATCCCGCTCGCGCTGTCGGTCGCCGTGAAGGACGGGCGCGTCAAGAAGGGCGATCTGGTGCTGTTCGAGGCGATGGGCGGCGGCTTTACCTGGGGCTCGGCGCTCGTGCGCTGGTAG
- a CDS encoding integration host factor subunit alpha: protein MTTGTGKTVTRVDLCEAVYQKVGLSRTESSAFVELVLKEITDCLEKGETVKLSSFGSFMVRKKGQRIGRNPKTGTEVPISPRRVMVFKPSAILKQRINGHVVTNGDGSKAD from the coding sequence ATGACCACGGGAACCGGAAAAACAGTTACGCGCGTCGATTTGTGTGAGGCGGTCTACCAAAAGGTGGGTTTGTCGCGCACGGAATCGTCGGCATTTGTCGAGTTGGTGCTGAAGGAGATCACCGATTGCCTGGAAAAGGGCGAGACGGTGAAGCTGTCCTCATTCGGCTCCTTCATGGTGCGCAAGAAGGGCCAGCGTATCGGCCGTAATCCGAAGACCGGCACCGAGGTGCCGATTTCGCCGCGGCGGGTGATGGTGTTCAAGCCGTCGGCGATCCTGAAGCAGCGGATCAATGGCCATGTCGTCACCAATGGCGACGGCAGCAAGGCCGACTAG
- a CDS encoding MerR family transcriptional regulator, which yields MDKAPDAFRTISEVADELDIPQHVLRFWETRFAQIKPMKRSGGRRYYRPDDVDLLKGIRRLLYGEGYTIRGVQRILKEHGIKSVQGIADQTAAVSFGAVEEAVGNSMAEPDDLESSDGLDFDGEEGDGDEKGIDYRFVDPDEDPILSTYKAHAQPGKAPAAPPVRPSVPSVDRERLERVLQELVACRQMIDAAMKDG from the coding sequence TTGGACAAGGCGCCGGATGCGTTCCGTACCATCAGCGAGGTCGCTGATGAACTCGATATTCCACAGCATGTGCTGAGATTCTGGGAAACGCGCTTCGCGCAGATCAAGCCGATGAAGCGCAGCGGCGGACGCCGCTATTATCGCCCCGACGATGTCGACCTGCTCAAGGGCATCCGCCGGCTGCTGTACGGCGAGGGCTACACCATCCGCGGCGTGCAGCGGATCCTGAAGGAGCACGGCATTAAGTCGGTGCAGGGCATCGCCGACCAGACGGCGGCGGTCTCGTTCGGCGCGGTCGAGGAAGCCGTCGGCAACAGCATGGCCGAGCCCGATGACCTCGAGAGCAGCGACGGCCTCGATTTCGACGGCGAGGAGGGCGACGGCGACGAGAAGGGAATCGACTACCGCTTCGTCGATCCCGACGAGGATCCGATCCTGTCGACCTACAAGGCGCACGCTCAGCCGGGCAAAGCGCCCGCCGCGCCGCCGGTTCGCCCCTCCGTCCCGTCAGTCGATCGGGAGCGGCTCGAACGCGTGCTGCAGGAGCTGGTCGCCTGCCGGCAGATGATCGACGCGGCGATGAAGGACGGCTGA
- a CDS encoding MarR family winged helix-turn-helix transcriptional regulator, with the protein MSVTRKDTTRQRAIEHLDIIKRFTLEISAINSHLERVRQFWGRSLGVSGPQWMILIAISDLDKDDGVPINVVSKLLHVDPSFVTTQSKLLEQKELLRRSPSPADARVVRLSLTDKTKRHLAGLAEQHKAFKKTVFEEFSEPELAEFTAKLSMLTNRLEKACLIVAMEAEA; encoded by the coding sequence GTGTCAGTGACAAGGAAGGATACGACGCGCCAGCGCGCCATCGAACATCTCGACATCATCAAGCGATTCACGCTCGAAATTTCGGCCATCAACTCCCACCTGGAGCGTGTCCGTCAGTTCTGGGGCAGGTCGCTTGGCGTCAGCGGTCCGCAATGGATGATTCTGATCGCGATCTCGGATCTCGACAAGGATGACGGCGTGCCGATCAACGTGGTGTCGAAGCTGCTGCACGTCGATCCGTCGTTCGTGACCACGCAATCCAAGCTGCTCGAGCAGAAGGAGCTGCTGCGGCGCTCGCCCTCCCCGGCCGATGCGCGCGTGGTCCGGTTGTCGCTGACCGACAAGACCAAAAGGCATCTCGCAGGCCTCGCCGAACAGCACAAGGCGTTCAAGAAAACCGTCTTCGAGGAGTTCAGCGAGCCTGAGCTGGCCGAGTTCACGGCCAAGCTTTCGATGCTCACCAACCGCCTGGAAAAGGCCTGCCTGATTGTTGCGATGGAGGCCGAAGCCTGA